In the Rhinopithecus roxellana isolate Shanxi Qingling chromosome 16, ASM756505v1, whole genome shotgun sequence genome, CTCGGCACTGGCTGGGCATGGCGACCAGGCCCTGTGAAGAGAGAAACCTCCTGGCGAAATGTGGCCACCGTGAAGCTGCGGCCAGGGCCCCCCTGAGGATCCTGGGCCCTCGAGTCACAGCTGAAGCAGCAGAGGACGCAGGTGATGGCCACAGTCACCACGaacagcaccaccaccaccccaatcACTGCCGTTTCCATGGCCCGCTAAGCAGCCTTAG is a window encoding:
- the SPAAR gene encoding small regulatory polypeptide of amino acid response; translation: METAVIGVVVVLFVVTVAITCVLCCFSCDSRAQDPQGGPGRSFTVATFRQEVSLFTGPGRHAQPVPSARDFWTFM